In the Mastomys coucha isolate ucsf_1 unplaced genomic scaffold, UCSF_Mcou_1 pScaffold18, whole genome shotgun sequence genome, one interval contains:
- the Trnp1 gene encoding TMF-regulated nuclear protein 1: MPGCRISACGPGAQEGTAEPGSPPPPPREPLPSLQPPPPSPTSTPTPTKSPPLPEATETPVEGQELQRWRQGASGGSGGAGPAGIGGAGAAAGAGGRALELAEARRRLLEVEGRRRLVSELESRVLQLHRVFLAAELRLAHRAESLSRLSGGVAQAELYLAAHGSRLKKGARRGRRGRPPALLASALGLGSCVPWGAGRLRRGQGPEPDSPFRRSPPRGPASPQR, from the coding sequence ATGCCGGGCTGCCGGATCAGCGCCTGCGGCCCAGGGGCCCAGGAAGGGACGGCAGAACCCGGGTCGCCCCCGCCGCCACCCCGGGAGCCCCTGCCgtccctccagccccctcccccatcgCCGACCTCGACTCCGACCCCCACTAAGTCGCCGCCCTTACCCGAGGCGACCGAGACGCCCGTGGAAGGGCAGGAGCTGCAGCGCTGGCGCCAGGGTGCTAGTGGGGGGTCTGGGGGCGCGGGCCCGGCGGGGATCGGGGGCGCGGGCGCGGCGGCAGGGGCAGGGGGCCGCGCGCTGGAGCTGGCCGAAGCGCGGCGGCGACTGCTAGAAGTGGAGGGCCGCCGGCGCCTGGTGTCGGAGCTGGAGAGCCGGGTGCTGCAGCTGCACCGAGTCTTCTTGGCTGCCGAGCTGCGCCTGGCGCACCGCGCGGAGAGCCTGAGCCGCCTGAGCGGCGGCGTGGCCCAGGCCGAGCTCTACCTGGCTGCGCACGGGTCGCGTCTCAAGAAGGGTGCGCGCCGCGGTCGCCGGGGTCGCCCCCCCGCGCTGCTGGCTTCCGCGCTCGGCCTGGGGAGCTGCGTGCCCTGGGGCGCAGGGCGGCTGCGGCGCGGCCAGGGCCCAGAGCCGGACTCGCCCTTCCGCCGCAGCCCGCCCCGCGGCCCCGCCTCCCCCCAGCGCTGA